In Gloeocapsa sp. PCC 73106, the genomic window TTTAAGAGCATTTACAGCAATATTCGCGCTTGTTTAGGACAATTGAAACCGGGCTTAATAATTATCTGGTCTACTTTTCCTCTTTCCCCCGGGGGGAGAGACAAGGTAGATAAGGAGGATTTTCCCCTTTCCCCTTTTCCCTGAAAAAACCCTACAAGGTGCGCGAGTGCGCTATAATTAATCACTTGGTGACATCCTTAAACCATTACAGGCATTCATCCTACACCATTTGGATTATTGCTTTTTTGTGGTCAAATATGGTGTAGGGCTTCTGCCTGAAGGAGCTAAAGCACTATAGAGACGGTTAAGTGCATTAACATACGCTCTCGCCGAGGCTACGATAATATCGGTATTAGCCGCATGACCTGAGTAAATGCGGTCTTGATGACGCAAGCGAATCGTTACTTCTCCCATAGCGTCGATACCCGCTGTTACCGATTTAACGGAAAACTCAATCAACTCATTAGGAACTTTAACCACGCGATTGATCGCTTTATACACCGCGTCTACAGGACCTGTGCCGATCGCTGCATCCGTCAGTTCTTCCCCCGAGGGTGTACGTAAAGTAACCGTAGCCGTGGGACGAGCGTGATCTCCTGAGGAGACTTGTACTAACTCTAAACGGAATAGTTCGGGAACCTGTTGGATCTCGTCGTTGATAATCGCCTCTAAATCCCAGTCGCTGATTTCTTTTTTCTTATCAGCCACTTCTTTAAAGGCTACAAAAGCGCTGTTTAGTTCGCTTTCCGAGAGTTCAAAACCTAGTTCCTTAAGACGAGTACGAAAAGCATTACGCCCAGAATGTTTACCCAAAACTATCTGATTACTGGTTAAACCAATGGATTGAGCGTCCATAATTTCATAAGTCAGTTTATGTTTGAGTACGCCGTCTTGGTGGATACCCGATTCATGGGCAAAAGCGTTAGAACCAACGATCGCTTTGTTCGGCTGAACCATCATCCCGGTGAGATTGGAAACCAAGCGAGATGTTTTATAAATTTGAGTAGTATCAACGTTTGTTAATGGTGTTTCCGAAGTTGCTGGACGTCCCAAAAAGGGATTAAAGTAATGGCGACGTACGTGGAGCGCCATCACCAACTCTTCTAAAGCGGCGTTTCCTGCTCTTTCGCCGATCCCATTGATCGTACATTCGAGTTGTCGCGCGCCGTTTTTGACCGCTTCCAAAAAGTTAGCTACTGCTAGTCCCAAATCGTTATGACCGTGTACGGAGATAATCGCCTGGTCTATGTTGGGTACGTTTTCTTTAATCCCTCGAATCAAAGCTCCAAATTCACTGGGAGTGGTGTAACCCACCGTATCAGGAATATTTATTGTAGTTGCTCCTGCTGCGATCGCTCTTTCTATTACTTGGTAGAGAAATTCTGGATCGCTTCTGACTGCGTCTTCTGGAGAAAACTCCACATCTTCTACCCAAGATTTAGCGTAAGCTACCATCTCTGGCGCTATTTCCAATACCTCTGCTCTGGTTTTTTTGAGCTTATACTCTAAATGTATATCTGACGTGGCGATAAACGTGTGTATTCTGGGTTTAGCCGCCGGTTTGAGTGCGAGTGCCGCTGTTTTAATATCTCCTTGGGTGGCTCTAGCTAAAGCGCAAATTATTGGACCTGAGGCTGTTCCTACCTCTTTCGCTACTTTTTCTACCGCTTCAAAGTCTCCTGGACTAGCGAAGGGAAAACCCGCTTCTATGATATCCACACCTAGACGCGCTAGAGCACGAGCAATAGTTAGTTTTTCATCTACGTTTAAGGTTGCTCCCGGAGACTGTTCACCGTCTCGCAAGGTAGTATCAAAAATTATAATTCGCTCTGTTTGATTACTCATAGCTTTGCTTACGTCTTAAGTAAATAAATTATAGCTTCTAATCGTTTTTTTCGATATGGTTACGAATATCATTTAAATCTACATAGCGATCTGTGGCGTTTCTGAGTTCTCTGGCGATCATTCCTTCCGTTGATACTACAGTAATATGCGTGTTTTTGGAACGCAATAATTCAATTGCTCTTTCGAAGTCTCCATCGCCACTAAATAAGATTACGCGATCGTACTGTTCTACCGTATTGAACATATCTACTACTATTTCTATATCTAAATTAGCTTTTTGAGAATATTTTCCTGAATTATCATCATAGTACTCTTTAAGAATTTTAGTTCTTACTGTATATCCCAAACTAATCAGAGCATCTCTAAAACCTCGCTGATCCTGAGAATCTTTTAGTCCTGTATACCAAAAAGCGTTGATCAAATTTACGTGGGGATCGTCAGTAAAGTAGGTTAAAACTCGGCGCGGATCAAAAAACCAACCATTTTTTTGCTGAGCATAAAACATATTGTTTCCATCTACAAAAATCGATAAACGATCCCTTATACAGCCAGAACGATTATTGGCATAATTCATAGAAGTTAATACCTAGTATTTTCATAAAAAATAAAACGACGTCTAAGCTTAATCTATTATCTTAGCAAATT contains:
- a CDS encoding 2-isopropylmalate synthase, producing the protein MSNQTERIIIFDTTLRDGEQSPGATLNVDEKLTIARALARLGVDIIEAGFPFASPGDFEAVEKVAKEVGTASGPIICALARATQGDIKTAALALKPAAKPRIHTFIATSDIHLEYKLKKTRAEVLEIAPEMVAYAKSWVEDVEFSPEDAVRSDPEFLYQVIERAIAAGATTINIPDTVGYTTPSEFGALIRGIKENVPNIDQAIISVHGHNDLGLAVANFLEAVKNGARQLECTINGIGERAGNAALEELVMALHVRRHYFNPFLGRPATSETPLTNVDTTQIYKTSRLVSNLTGMMVQPNKAIVGSNAFAHESGIHQDGVLKHKLTYEIMDAQSIGLTSNQIVLGKHSGRNAFRTRLKELGFELSESELNSAFVAFKEVADKKKEISDWDLEAIINDEIQQVPELFRLELVQVSSGDHARPTATVTLRTPSGEELTDAAIGTGPVDAVYKAINRVVKVPNELIEFSVKSVTAGIDAMGEVTIRLRHQDRIYSGHAANTDIIVASARAYVNALNRLYSALAPSGRSPTPYLTTKKQ
- a CDS encoding NYN domain-containing protein; protein product: MNYANNRSGCIRDRLSIFVDGNNMFYAQQKNGWFFDPRRVLTYFTDDPHVNLINAFWYTGLKDSQDQRGFRDALISLGYTVRTKILKEYYDDNSGKYSQKANLDIEIVVDMFNTVEQYDRVILFSGDGDFERAIELLRSKNTHITVVSTEGMIARELRNATDRYVDLNDIRNHIEKND